In candidate division KSB1 bacterium, a single genomic region encodes these proteins:
- a CDS encoding carboxypeptidase-like regulatory domain-containing protein, with protein sequence MCKIFSALFRADVEGASRPGILPVAALFFMLVFAFSVFVDAGYAQVNSGKIAGRVTDGRGNPLPAANVIIGETAMGAATDNNGEYVITKVPAGSYNVKVNYIGYEQNIQEVQVRVDDVVRADFIMDERQVVEGEEVTVYGEITRGQAKALSMQQNAVGIEHVVSHEIIRRFPDETAGEALRRMPGVSAIDYSQGVPSSLRVRAMSDDKNKVFINGMAAPGGALAMIPSNILESVSLSKVITPDMDADAMGEPLILKVQVAPSEPQFFARAQGGINTLEFGPENRANNNYSFFVKGGRRFMNDKIGVLGRRCAFWGAAAGCRLNPCVTQTTAAILSAIVFQNMMCNAIGRWAISMWITHPMKAINTICWSAKADTEETKLAVKLNLTEEKRKCPKVKSKNRFAITIGRMISPLPSLTDSTGWAMSN encoded by the coding sequence ATGTGTAAAATCTTTTCAGCACTTTTTAGAGCAGATGTGGAAGGTGCATCAAGACCGGGAATTTTGCCGGTGGCGGCATTATTCTTCATGCTGGTTTTTGCATTCAGTGTTTTTGTTGATGCTGGATATGCACAGGTAAATTCAGGGAAAATCGCCGGAAGGGTAACCGATGGACGAGGCAATCCTCTGCCAGCTGCGAATGTTATCATTGGCGAAACAGCGATGGGGGCAGCAACGGATAACAACGGTGAATATGTCATCACGAAAGTACCTGCAGGATCGTACAACGTCAAAGTAAACTATATCGGATACGAGCAGAATATTCAAGAGGTACAGGTCCGAGTTGACGATGTGGTACGAGCGGATTTCATCATGGATGAGCGGCAAGTTGTTGAAGGAGAAGAGGTTACCGTTTACGGTGAAATCACCCGAGGTCAGGCCAAAGCATTGAGTATGCAGCAGAATGCGGTTGGTATCGAGCATGTGGTGAGCCATGAAATTATCCGCCGCTTTCCGGATGAAACAGCCGGGGAAGCTTTGCGCAGAATGCCGGGTGTTTCCGCTATTGACTATAGCCAGGGTGTTCCAAGCAGTCTTCGCGTTCGCGCCATGTCTGATGATAAAAATAAAGTATTTATCAACGGCATGGCAGCACCGGGCGGAGCATTGGCGATGATTCCATCAAATATCCTGGAAAGCGTTTCCCTAAGCAAGGTGATTACTCCGGATATGGATGCCGATGCGATGGGCGAGCCACTGATTTTGAAAGTGCAGGTTGCACCGTCCGAACCTCAGTTCTTTGCTCGCGCCCAGGGTGGTATCAATACTCTGGAGTTTGGCCCTGAAAATCGTGCCAATAACAATTATTCATTTTTTGTCAAAGGCGGCCGGCGATTTATGAATGACAAAATCGGCGTTCTGGGCCGGAGGTGCGCTTTTTGGGGAGCCGCCGCGGGGTGTCGTTTGAATCCATGCGTTACACAGACGACGGCAGCAATATTGTCCGCCATCGTTTTTCAAAATATGATGTGCAACGCTATCGGACGATGGGCTATTTCAATGTGGATTACACACCCAATGAAAGCAATCAATACTATCTGCTGGTCAGCAAAGGCCGATACAGAAGAGACGAAGCTCGCGGTCAAATTAAATTTGACAGAAGAGAAAAGAAAATGCCCGAAGGTGAAATCGAAAAATCGATTCGCCATTACAATCGGCCGCATGATCTCACCTTTGCCAAGTTTAACGGACTCAACCGGCTGGGCAATGTCAAATTAG
- a CDS encoding alkaline phosphatase D family protein gives MRLFCFLMLCLTINGFTQESTIQPRDKLYKKRTRDAIAMLVDGKTDSAIAYLENVRRAYKNEYENYIKEKHAIQQDDTNTFVSVSVDLQTYLKQHPEDAEALFALALAYSHKGERQKAIEYVKQAIDAGLPPGRFWAGPCNLTEKLYQNEHFHTLVPLNKNKLIHGPLVSNVTSRSAEFWMRTAIEMPVQVAIYRQGNGPDTVYSQAVTSDRDKDYTAVVRVKGLKAGTVYEYVPVIDGHIVSKPSSFRTFPPQYASGRLKVGFGGGAGYTPWNEIIWTSIASNNPNAFLLLGDNVYIDHPLYPDVQKYCYYRRQSSKAFRDFAASTPIYAIWDDHDFADNDSWGGSNIYYPKWKPKVWDIFRQNWNNPYYGGGFERPGCWFDFRIADVDFFMLDGRYYRTNPHSKNLTMLGPDQKQWLFDRLRHSDATFKVIASPVPWAFGAKPKPHHTDTWEGFSDEREEIFTFLEREKINGVVLISADRHRSDIWRIERENGYDLYDFMSSRLTNVHTHKKMPGSIYAYNEKNSFGMLTFDTTPTNPVVSYSIYNIDNEKVYEYTLEYSQLSY, from the coding sequence ATGAGACTTTTTTGCTTTTTAATGCTTTGCTTAACCATTAATGGATTCACTCAGGAATCAACCATTCAACCGCGGGACAAGCTTTATAAAAAACGCACAAGAGATGCCATCGCTATGCTGGTTGACGGTAAAACGGATTCAGCCATTGCTTATCTGGAAAACGTGAGACGAGCTTACAAGAATGAATATGAAAATTATATAAAGGAAAAGCATGCCATACAGCAGGACGACACGAACACCTTTGTTTCTGTCTCTGTTGACTTGCAAACGTATCTTAAGCAACATCCAGAGGATGCGGAGGCGTTATTTGCATTGGCTTTGGCTTATAGCCATAAAGGTGAAAGGCAAAAGGCAATTGAATATGTTAAACAGGCGATCGATGCGGGTTTGCCGCCAGGACGTTTTTGGGCAGGACCCTGCAATTTGACCGAGAAATTATATCAAAATGAACACTTTCATACTCTAGTTCCTTTGAATAAAAACAAGTTGATTCACGGTCCGCTTGTTAGCAATGTAACCAGCCGGAGCGCAGAATTCTGGATGCGTACCGCAATAGAAATGCCAGTGCAGGTTGCGATCTATAGACAAGGTAATGGTCCGGATACTGTGTACTCTCAAGCTGTAACCAGTGATCGTGACAAGGATTATACGGCTGTGGTTCGTGTTAAGGGATTAAAAGCGGGAACTGTTTATGAGTATGTTCCTGTTATCGACGGCCATATTGTTTCAAAACCCTCATCATTTCGCACCTTTCCGCCCCAGTATGCTTCGGGCAGGTTAAAAGTAGGATTCGGCGGCGGTGCGGGATATACGCCATGGAATGAAATCATTTGGACAAGTATTGCTTCAAATAATCCGAATGCCTTTCTTTTGCTTGGTGATAATGTCTATATCGATCACCCCTTATATCCGGATGTGCAAAAATATTGTTATTACCGAAGACAATCCAGTAAAGCGTTTCGTGATTTTGCCGCGTCAACGCCGATCTATGCTATATGGGATGACCATGATTTTGCGGATAATGACAGTTGGGGTGGCTCCAATATCTATTATCCCAAATGGAAGCCCAAAGTATGGGACATCTTTAGGCAGAACTGGAATAATCCCTATTATGGCGGCGGATTTGAACGTCCGGGATGCTGGTTTGATTTTCGTATTGCTGATGTAGATTTTTTTATGCTGGACGGCAGGTACTATCGTACGAATCCCCATTCAAAAAATCTGACCATGCTGGGCCCGGATCAAAAGCAATGGCTTTTTGACCGGCTCAGGCATTCCGATGCCACATTCAAAGTTATCGCATCTCCTGTTCCCTGGGCCTTTGGCGCCAAACCCAAGCCTCATCATACGGATACCTGGGAAGGTTTCTCTGATGAGCGAGAAGAGATTTTTACTTTTTTGGAAAGAGAAAAAATCAATGGAGTGGTTTTAATTTCTGCAGACCGACATCGTTCTGATATCTGGCGCATTGAGCGGGAGAACGGATACGATTTGTATGACTTTATGAGCAGCCGTCTGACCAATGTGCACACGCATAAAAAAATGCCCGGTTCTATCTATGCCTATAATGAAAAAAATTCCTTTGGGATGCTGACTTTTGATACAACACCGACCAATCCTGTTGTCAGTTACAGTATATACAATATTGATAATGAAAAAGTGTATGAATATACACTCGAATACAGTCAATTGTCATATTAA
- a CDS encoding glycoside hydrolase family 28 protein, whose translation MQRIQAKPIIWVGLLFFCMSVSGVFARSGYYNVLDYGAVPDGETLCSRAIQNAVDDCAESGGGTVVIPPGDYLSRPIFLKSHINFKIETGATLIADTTIDAYPAIDGRAGGIERKVYASLLTGHHLDHISITGGGTLEGQGQPWWNAHRKTKMLRRQAGITEREPENPQGSPLKWPRPKMVNLYHCNHVLIRDVTITNSPSWTVHPVYCDNVTIDNISIIQPYESPNTDGINPESCSNVRIVNCFVDCGDDCITLKSGYNQDGRRVNEPCENIVISNCVLAHGRSAVGIGSETSGGIWNVTINNCVFQNTYRGLRIKTARGRGNVVRDIRAANIIMDNVETAISLDMYYDGNDEQYTVKPVDETTPFLKNISYSHITGTDIKYAAKITGLPEAPIENLQFIDIDLQAETGIQARFLDNVDFHNIEIQAQKGSAFAISHASIVDLDEITTKTPVPGEPVIALENVKDVQVRNCTAVKGTGIFLELRGNKNQKISLIDNLLEKAQIPFRAKDGSSVVIQKY comes from the coding sequence TTGCAACGAATACAAGCAAAGCCGATTATTTGGGTGGGTCTGTTATTCTTTTGTATGAGTGTATCAGGCGTTTTTGCACGTTCCGGCTATTACAATGTACTGGATTATGGTGCCGTACCGGACGGCGAAACTCTGTGCAGCCGGGCCATTCAAAACGCTGTGGATGATTGTGCAGAGTCAGGAGGAGGAACCGTTGTTATTCCTCCCGGAGACTATCTTTCCCGGCCAATTTTTCTTAAAAGTCATATTAATTTTAAAATCGAAACGGGAGCAACCCTGATTGCCGATACAACGATCGATGCCTATCCGGCAATTGACGGTCGAGCCGGAGGTATTGAGCGTAAAGTCTATGCATCCTTGCTCACCGGTCATCATCTGGATCATATCTCCATAACCGGAGGCGGTACGCTTGAAGGACAGGGACAACCCTGGTGGAACGCCCATCGTAAAACAAAAATGCTCAGACGTCAGGCCGGGATCACAGAGCGGGAACCCGAGAATCCTCAGGGTTCGCCGCTCAAATGGCCCAGACCCAAAATGGTCAATCTCTATCATTGTAATCATGTCCTGATCCGGGATGTTACCATTACAAATTCACCGTCCTGGACGGTTCACCCTGTATATTGCGACAATGTGACCATTGATAATATTAGTATTATTCAGCCTTATGAATCCCCGAATACGGATGGTATTAATCCCGAGTCCTGCAGCAATGTCAGAATCGTCAATTGTTTTGTAGATTGTGGAGACGATTGTATTACCTTAAAGTCGGGATACAATCAGGACGGAAGACGGGTGAATGAGCCCTGTGAAAATATTGTGATCTCCAACTGTGTTTTGGCGCATGGACGCAGCGCGGTCGGAATCGGCAGTGAGACATCAGGCGGCATATGGAACGTGACCATCAACAATTGCGTATTTCAAAACACGTACCGGGGGCTACGTATTAAAACCGCGCGGGGCCGTGGTAATGTCGTGCGCGATATTCGTGCCGCCAATATTATTATGGATAATGTGGAGACGGCGATTTCTCTGGACATGTATTATGACGGAAATGATGAGCAGTATACGGTAAAGCCTGTTGATGAAACCACGCCGTTTCTGAAAAATATATCATACAGCCACATAACCGGAACAGATATCAAGTATGCAGCAAAAATAACCGGTTTGCCGGAAGCGCCTATCGAAAATCTGCAGTTCATCGATATTGATTTGCAGGCGGAAACCGGCATTCAGGCACGATTTCTTGATAATGTCGATTTTCACAATATTGAGATACAGGCGCAAAAAGGCTCTGCTTTTGCAATCAGCCATGCCTCAATTGTCGACTTGGATGAAATTACCACAAAAACACCAGTGCCGGGCGAACCCGTTATCGCGCTGGAAAACGTCAAAGACGTGCAGGTGCGAAACTGTACTGCTGTAAAGGGTACCGGGATATTTCTGGAGCTGCGCGGCAATAAGAATCAAAAAATTTCACTAATTGATAACCTACTTGAAAAAGCACAAATTCCATTTAGAGCAAAAGATGGTTCTTCTGTAGTCATTCAAAAATATTAG
- a CDS encoding TonB-dependent receptor yields MYKGREYEIYFPINSGDTSIEGVELATYQKLHFLGVPALNWFGVQANWTYINMEGEDRKILAQMPKHVINFALTYDNPDIGFSGTVGLNWNGMVFEKYEKGVPIWNTPIHRLDASANYALTDNIRVYVRGKNLLDSPGDPEWEYKPTLDETRLHEIKYYGRWFSAGIDYSL; encoded by the coding sequence ATGTACAAAGGCAGAGAATATGAAATTTACTTTCCGATCAATTCGGGTGATACGAGTATCGAAGGTGTTGAACTGGCGACCTATCAAAAACTGCATTTTCTGGGTGTACCGGCTCTGAATTGGTTCGGTGTCCAGGCAAACTGGACGTACATCAATATGGAAGGCGAAGACCGCAAGATTCTGGCTCAAATGCCCAAACACGTCATCAATTTTGCATTGACCTATGACAATCCGGATATCGGATTTTCGGGTACTGTTGGGCTGAACTGGAACGGTATGGTGTTTGAAAAATACGAGAAAGGTGTACCGATCTGGAACACTCCGATTCACAGACTGGATGCCTCTGCGAACTATGCTCTCACAGACAATATTCGTGTCTATGTCCGCGGTAAGAATTTACTGGACTCTCCCGGCGATCCGGAGTGGGAATATAAACCCACACTGGACGAGACCCGGCTTCATGAGATCAAATACTACGGACGCTGGTTTTCAGCCGGTATCGATTACTCTCTCTAA
- a CDS encoding TIM barrel protein, with protein sequence MDRRQLLKRLLLAGPVAYLGLTNCQKAGNDSQNIKWAMGWILWREYDEQEMTLTDSFQDLKDLGTDGIELTLRKREFKQFNVTLARVKEMLDDYGLAVSGHYFSGPFYDKSSFSEIREELQQKINSLKFFNARHIIIGPPRFSKAGNRLETIKSMGPVLNDLGKIAQDQGVEIGIHPHLKTIIETPEDIHAIMDATDPRFVYMSPDTGHIHLGGGDVVEILTTYKQRLNYFHFKDAAGEYTYPDFKPNLRELGSGEIDFLAVMRLLREIKYKGWINVEQDATELAPRASAEKSMKFIDNMLKPIYT encoded by the coding sequence ATGGACAGACGACAGCTACTAAAAAGACTCTTGCTTGCAGGCCCGGTTGCCTATTTGGGCCTGACAAATTGCCAAAAAGCAGGGAACGATTCTCAAAATATAAAGTGGGCGATGGGCTGGATCCTGTGGCGGGAATATGATGAACAGGAAATGACGCTAACCGACTCGTTTCAGGATTTGAAAGACCTTGGCACCGACGGGATTGAACTGACATTGCGGAAGCGGGAATTTAAACAATTTAATGTGACGCTTGCAAGAGTAAAAGAAATGCTGGATGATTATGGACTTGCTGTTTCAGGGCATTATTTTTCCGGGCCCTTTTATGATAAATCCAGTTTTTCTGAAATCCGGGAGGAATTACAGCAAAAAATTAACAGTCTCAAATTTTTTAATGCCAGGCATATCATCATCGGTCCGCCGCGATTTTCAAAAGCTGGCAATCGCCTGGAGACGATAAAGTCCATGGGGCCGGTCCTGAATGATCTGGGGAAAATCGCACAGGATCAGGGCGTGGAAATCGGCATTCATCCGCATTTGAAAACCATAATAGAAACGCCTGAGGATATTCATGCCATCATGGATGCCACCGATCCCCGTTTCGTTTACATGTCCCCGGATACTGGCCATATCCATTTGGGTGGTGGAGATGTTGTAGAGATATTGACCACTTATAAGCAACGTCTCAATTATTTTCATTTCAAAGATGCCGCGGGTGAATATACTTACCCCGATTTTAAACCCAATTTACGTGAACTGGGCAGCGGCGAGATCGATTTTCTCGCTGTGATGCGGCTATTGCGGGAAATAAAATATAAAGGCTGGATTAATGTGGAGCAGGACGCCACAGAATTGGCACCACGTGCTTCTGCAGAAAAAAGTATGAAATTTATAGACAATATGTTAAAGCCCATTTATACTTGA
- a CDS encoding arylsulfatase, translated as MKRFNRRSFIKTAGSTLAAFTVAGVLPAQKAKASERPPNIVLFLADDLGYGHLGCYGQKYIRTPYIDQFAKQGMKFTQAYSACTVCAPARSSLLTGLHTGHTQVRGNSGGIPLRDEAVTVGELLQQSGYTTGIFGKWGMGDITTEGVPSNQGFDEFFGYLHQLHAHFYYPDYLWKNNRKWPLPGNQVLHKLPGNALGNRTQYAPDEYMNHALHFIQENRDRPFFCFLSSVIPHVELAKPPDQELYESYKGQFEEEWFNDPRPGQVDVRDPKAVFATIISYMDSNFGKLMSALETMGLDENTVVLFMSDNGHRGYRGGSGWQFYDFFESGGPFRGRKGELYEAGIRVPMIARWPGKIPAGKTNNDLVWYFPDILPTCCELAGAHIPENIDGISVLPTLLGKNNQKTHDYLYWEYGKYNDDGLACRLDQAVRKGKWKAVRNHASGEIELYNLDTDVSESNDVAGLHPELVSEMEKLMKESHKDTYPQLDPLKVKYQRYGY; from the coding sequence ATGAAACGATTCAACAGACGTTCCTTTATAAAAACTGCCGGCTCCACGCTGGCGGCGTTCACTGTGGCTGGTGTTTTGCCTGCCCAAAAAGCAAAAGCATCGGAGCGGCCGCCCAATATTGTCTTGTTCCTGGCCGATGACCTGGGTTATGGTCATCTGGGGTGTTATGGTCAAAAATATATCCGTACCCCTTATATTGACCAATTTGCCAAACAAGGTATGAAATTTACTCAAGCCTATTCGGCCTGTACCGTTTGTGCTCCGGCGCGCAGCTCGCTGCTGACCGGATTGCATACCGGACATACTCAGGTACGCGGCAACAGCGGCGGCATTCCTTTGCGTGATGAAGCCGTAACCGTTGGCGAATTGCTGCAGCAAAGCGGTTACACAACCGGTATTTTCGGGAAATGGGGAATGGGTGATATAACCACAGAGGGCGTACCCTCGAATCAGGGGTTTGATGAATTCTTTGGGTATCTGCATCAATTGCATGCTCATTTTTATTATCCCGATTATCTTTGGAAAAACAACCGAAAATGGCCGCTGCCCGGAAATCAGGTCTTGCACAAGCTGCCCGGCAATGCATTGGGGAACCGTACTCAGTATGCCCCGGATGAATATATGAATCATGCACTGCATTTCATCCAAGAGAACCGGGATCGACCGTTTTTTTGTTTTCTGTCGTCGGTGATCCCGCATGTGGAACTGGCCAAACCGCCTGATCAGGAATTGTACGAGTCCTATAAAGGACAGTTTGAGGAAGAATGGTTTAATGATCCGCGTCCGGGACAAGTTGATGTCCGCGATCCCAAAGCAGTATTTGCGACGATTATTTCATATATGGATAGTAATTTTGGGAAATTGATGTCGGCGCTTGAAACAATGGGCCTGGATGAAAACACAGTGGTGCTGTTTATGTCTGATAATGGACATCGGGGATACCGTGGAGGAAGCGGCTGGCAATTCTATGACTTTTTTGAATCCGGCGGGCCGTTTCGGGGTAGAAAAGGCGAATTGTACGAGGCGGGTATCCGAGTGCCGATGATCGCAAGATGGCCGGGAAAAATCCCTGCCGGAAAAACAAACAATGATCTGGTCTGGTATTTTCCGGATATTTTGCCCACGTGTTGCGAACTTGCAGGCGCTCATATCCCTGAAAATATTGACGGCATTTCGGTTTTACCCACGTTGCTGGGCAAAAACAATCAAAAAACTCATGATTATTTGTATTGGGAGTATGGGAAATATAATGATGACGGTTTGGCCTGTCGTTTGGATCAAGCGGTCAGAAAAGGAAAATGGAAAGCAGTTCGAAACCATGCCAGCGGTGAGATTGAACTTTATAATCTTGATACGGATGTATCAGAATCAAATGATGTTGCAGGACTACATCCGGAACTTGTATCGGAAATGGAAAAGCTGATGAAAGAGTCTCACAAAGATACATATCCGCAACTGGATCCGCTAAAAGTCAAGTATCAACGATACGGTTATTGA
- a CDS encoding LamG domain-containing protein, translating to MAAGPPDAYSRIEVPLTPNDLGPAATVCLWYKPNWDYRNRESFRHAIIENHTGFTLFEAAAAETKRIFQLSWGDGGEYLSFRMEDEVDRDYEVPEDKVSETTVLPKFHQLKSNQWYHIAVTWDFSEQPHTIALFVNGEEIGRTTMNGQDFAKFEPFTFGAHRHDYQGNGSANGVLDDIRAYNRVLNIKEIDQLYQNNKNIKDGLLMYLSFD from the coding sequence TTGGCAGCAGGCCCCCCCGATGCCTACAGCCGGATTGAAGTACCCCTTACGCCCAATGACCTGGGACCGGCGGCAACAGTCTGCCTCTGGTACAAACCCAATTGGGACTATCGCAACCGGGAATCATTTCGCCATGCGATTATTGAAAATCATACAGGCTTTACACTGTTTGAAGCCGCAGCAGCTGAAACCAAACGCATATTTCAACTCTCGTGGGGAGATGGAGGCGAATATTTAAGCTTTCGCATGGAAGACGAGGTGGATCGTGATTATGAAGTACCGGAAGATAAAGTCTCTGAAACCACTGTTTTGCCAAAGTTTCATCAGTTAAAAAGTAATCAATGGTATCATATTGCAGTAACCTGGGATTTTTCAGAGCAACCTCATACCATTGCTCTTTTTGTAAATGGTGAGGAGATTGGGCGTACGACAATGAACGGTCAAGATTTTGCGAAATTTGAGCCATTTACATTCGGTGCGCACAGACATGATTATCAGGGCAATGGCAGTGCAAATGGTGTGCTTGATGACATCCGTGCTTATAACCGTGTCCTGAACATTAAAGAGATTGATCAATTGTACCAAAATAATAAAAATATCAAAGATGGATTGTTGATGTATCTGTCTTTTGATTAG
- a CDS encoding Gfo/Idh/MocA family oxidoreductase, producing MPYDWARYDAWRNYKEYGAGILSDLLTHWADVGQWMMDDSHPLNAVTTGGIYYLKDGRSNPDTVNCILQYKNGVNLTFECSIMPVNNKRSSVLFHGTKGKLELFRKGYIYTPHDGESQYIKRKKDLNEEHVTDFFNAIRDNRQPSANIDVGLQAVKPSHLAVAAYWSGRRTTLSADQTRIIEM from the coding sequence GTGCCATACGATTGGGCGCGCTACGATGCCTGGCGCAATTACAAGGAATATGGCGCCGGTATTTTATCCGATTTGCTGACCCACTGGGCGGATGTCGGACAATGGATGATGGACGACTCCCATCCATTGAATGCCGTGACCACCGGCGGGATTTATTATTTAAAAGACGGACGGTCCAATCCGGATACGGTGAATTGTATATTGCAGTACAAAAACGGCGTCAATCTTACCTTTGAATGCTCGATCATGCCGGTTAACAACAAACGCTCCTCGGTCTTGTTTCACGGGACCAAGGGAAAACTGGAATTGTTCCGTAAAGGTTATATTTATACCCCTCATGACGGAGAGTCCCAATATATCAAACGGAAAAAAGATTTGAACGAAGAACATGTTACTGATTTTTTTAATGCGATTCGGGATAATCGTCAACCCTCGGCGAATATCGATGTGGGCCTGCAGGCGGTTAAACCGTCCCACCTGGCGGTTGCGGCTTATTGGTCAGGCCGGCGCACAACTCTGAGCGCAGATCAAACACGAATCATCGAAATGTAG
- a CDS encoding Gfo/Idh/MocA family oxidoreductase gives MNRRKFITTVGAVSFASASYSRILGANDRLNMALVGSGRRGRRVMSEMLKTGRAELRILCDVWDVQRQRAKDELGLSSVAETAALEETLARDDIDAVLIATPDHLHTNYAVQTLEAGKHLYLEKPVTLHYEENKTIKNAVKQSGMICQTGTQQRSSSHYIEAKERFFSDSNLLGDIVFIRTVWSDFSHQRRKIEPRPKPDHFDWERFLGPAPVCHTIGRATMPGAITRNMAPVFYPIC, from the coding sequence ATGAATAGACGTAAATTCATAACAACAGTCGGGGCTGTTTCGTTTGCATCCGCATCATATAGTCGTATTCTCGGCGCCAACGATCGACTCAATATGGCTCTGGTGGGCAGCGGACGCCGCGGACGGCGTGTCATGTCTGAGATGTTGAAAACCGGACGGGCAGAGCTTCGAATCCTGTGCGATGTGTGGGATGTTCAGCGTCAGCGCGCAAAGGATGAACTGGGATTATCTTCTGTTGCGGAAACCGCGGCGCTGGAAGAGACGCTTGCCCGAGATGATATTGACGCGGTATTGATTGCCACGCCGGATCACCTGCATACGAATTATGCCGTTCAAACCCTGGAAGCGGGCAAGCATTTGTATCTGGAGAAACCCGTCACTCTGCATTATGAAGAAAACAAAACCATTAAAAACGCAGTAAAGCAAAGCGGTATGATATGCCAAACCGGGACCCAGCAGCGCAGCAGTTCGCACTATATCGAAGCCAAAGAACGATTTTTCAGCGATTCAAATTTGTTAGGCGATATTGTGTTTATACGAACGGTATGGAGTGATTTTAGCCATCAGCGCCGTAAAATTGAGCCGCGGCCCAAACCAGACCATTTTGATTGGGAACGGTTTCTGGGACCCGCACCCGTGTGCCATACGATTGGGCGCGCTACGATGCCTGGCGCAATTACAAGGAATATGGCGCCGGTATTTTATCCGATTTGCTGA
- a CDS encoding TonB-dependent receptor, with product MPEGEIEKSIRHYNRPHDLTFAKFNGLNRLGNVKLEYSAAWFRDESIQDDQIEAAWDGEQPSMADLTKDEFENLTMNSSFNGVLDFGGLESSWSDDQSDHYEVKADMSFPINASRTSELKVGVKREGNYNQQRRMRTKADLAEGETWQITDEWPLLFENINSSTVKNLNLDGPFSYEGMDPTDHTSSNDNSAEVTAGYIMNSTAWLHQRLHTTVGVRVEHIKNSFTEMWSGKSGSASYTDFFPAFIAKYNITEKTNLRGSITRTQSRLAPISIAPIDREERNPPPYAISRGNPDLEPTTALSYDLMFERYTSRLGYFSVGVFAKQLDNNIMTLETEEKCTKAENMKFTFRSIRVIRVSKVLNWRPIKNCIFWVYRL from the coding sequence ATGCCCGAAGGTGAAATCGAAAAATCGATTCGCCATTACAATCGGCCGCATGATCTCACCTTTGCCAAGTTTAACGGACTCAACCGGCTGGGCAATGTCAAATTAGAGTATTCCGCGGCCTGGTTCAGAGATGAATCCATACAGGATGATCAAATTGAAGCGGCATGGGACGGCGAACAACCCAGCATGGCCGATCTGACCAAAGACGAGTTTGAAAACTTGACCATGAATTCGTCGTTTAACGGTGTGCTGGACTTTGGTGGCCTGGAGAGCTCATGGAGTGATGATCAATCTGATCATTATGAAGTCAAGGCTGATATGTCGTTTCCCATCAACGCATCCCGGACATCTGAATTAAAAGTCGGCGTAAAGAGGGAAGGCAATTACAATCAACAACGCCGAATGCGCACAAAGGCAGATCTGGCGGAAGGTGAGACGTGGCAAATAACTGACGAATGGCCGTTGTTGTTTGAAAACATTAATTCGTCCACAGTGAAAAATCTCAATCTGGATGGACCATTCAGTTATGAGGGCATGGACCCGACTGATCATACGTCGTCGAATGACAACAGCGCCGAAGTGACTGCCGGATATATCATGAACAGCACCGCCTGGCTGCATCAAAGGCTGCATACCACAGTCGGAGTGCGTGTTGAGCATATCAAAAACTCCTTTACCGAAATGTGGAGCGGCAAAAGCGGCAGTGCAAGCTATACCGACTTTTTTCCGGCGTTTATTGCAAAATACAATATCACAGAGAAGACCAATCTGAGAGGATCGATCACCCGTACGCAATCCAGACTTGCTCCGATATCAATTGCTCCGATAGACCGAGAAGAACGCAATCCTCCTCCCTATGCGATTAGCCGTGGCAATCCGGATCTTGAACCCACAACGGCTCTGAGTTATGATTTGATGTTCGAGCGTTATACATCCAGACTGGGTTATTTTTCCGTAGGTGTGTTCGCCAAACAGCTCGACAACAATATCATGACATTAGAGACCGAGGAGAAATGTACAAAGGCAGAGAATATGAAATTTACTTTCCGATCAATTCGGGTGATACGAGTATCGAAGGTGTTGAACTGGCGACCTATCAAAAACTGCATTTTCTGGGTGTACCGGCTCTGA